In Alkalihalobacillus sp. FSL W8-0930, a single window of DNA contains:
- the ybaK gene encoding Cys-tRNA(Pro) deacylase: MKKVKTNASRLLDQQNIPYSILQYATSDGKIDGVSVAHKTNQDPDHVYKTLVTQGSNKQYYVFLVKVADELHLKNAAKAVKEKQLTMIPVKEIQSVTGYIRGGCSPIGMKRTFPTIIDESATTLHDMIISGGKIGVQLKLPVESLISITNATIAPLTK, translated from the coding sequence ATGAAAAAGGTAAAAACCAATGCGAGCAGGCTTTTAGATCAACAAAACATTCCTTACTCCATCCTTCAATACGCGACGTCAGATGGAAAAATTGACGGAGTCTCAGTTGCTCACAAAACGAATCAGGACCCTGATCACGTCTACAAAACACTGGTCACACAAGGGTCAAACAAGCAGTATTACGTATTCCTCGTAAAGGTAGCGGACGAGCTGCACTTGAAAAATGCAGCGAAGGCTGTAAAGGAGAAGCAGCTCACAATGATTCCAGTAAAGGAGATTCAGAGCGTCACCGGCTACATTCGTGGTGGTTGCTCTCCGATCGGAATGAAGCGGACATTCCCAACGATCATCGATGAGAGTGCAACAACCCTCCATGACATGATCATTAGCGGCGGAAAAATCGGTGTCCAGCTTAAACTCCCTGTTGAATCTCTTATCTCCATCACAAACGCAACCATCGCTCCTCTTACCAAATAA
- a CDS encoding Gfo/Idh/MocA family oxidoreductase has translation MKPRIGMVGLGGIAQKAYLPILTKETNWTFVGAYTPNADKREQICKQYRIKPFEDLQSLSESCDAVFVHSSTKTHYEIVSQLLQNGLDVYVDKPLAETTEQAEELVQLSEKLGRKLMVGFNRRFSPMYVKLKELVKQQDSAWINLEKHRLDSSYDSYSYEHILLDDYLHLVDTVRWLANGEVTFENGFIKLNDTKLAHTKQQYLSAQNLLLTSSMHRGAGTNLEQIELITEGAVYRVKNMNHFESEKNNQVTSSFSGSWETTLEQKGFAQAIEHFIQCLIDDEMPAVSATEGLASQKLLEELIEDSRKL, from the coding sequence ATGAAACCAAGAATCGGCATGGTTGGCCTAGGTGGAATTGCTCAAAAGGCGTACCTTCCTATATTAACAAAAGAAACGAACTGGACATTTGTTGGCGCGTATACACCGAATGCCGATAAAAGAGAACAGATCTGTAAGCAATATCGGATCAAACCATTTGAAGATCTTCAGTCATTAAGTGAGTCATGTGATGCCGTCTTTGTACATAGCTCAACAAAAACTCACTATGAGATTGTATCCCAATTGCTTCAAAACGGTTTAGACGTATATGTAGACAAGCCTCTTGCAGAAACAACGGAACAAGCAGAAGAGTTAGTTCAACTAAGTGAAAAACTTGGCAGGAAGCTAATGGTTGGATTTAATCGCCGCTTTTCGCCTATGTATGTGAAGCTAAAAGAATTAGTCAAACAACAGGATAGCGCCTGGATCAATCTTGAGAAGCATCGGCTGGATTCAAGCTATGATTCGTATTCGTATGAGCATATCCTTTTAGATGATTACTTACATTTAGTGGATACAGTACGTTGGTTAGCAAATGGCGAGGTTACATTTGAGAATGGGTTCATTAAACTGAATGACACCAAATTAGCTCATACAAAGCAACAGTATCTCTCAGCGCAAAATCTTCTTCTGACAAGCTCGATGCATAGGGGAGCGGGGACGAATTTAGAGCAGATTGAACTCATTACCGAAGGCGCTGTGTATCGTGTGAAAAACATGAACCACTTTGAAAGTGAAAAGAACAATCAAGTCACGAGTTCATTTTCAGGCTCATGGGAAACCACTTTAGAACAAAAGGGCTTTGCTCAAGCCATTGAACATTTTATTCAGTGTTTGATTGACGATGAAATGCCTGCTGTGTCGGCAACAGAAGGACTTGCTTCACAAAAATTGTTAGAAGAATTAATTGAGGACTCCAGAAAGCTTTAA
- a CDS encoding DUF456 domain-containing protein, producing MDIVWWILIVACFILGYVGLIFPIVPSVLVLWVGFLIYQFGVSEGSLSWVFWTIAAILTIVLFVADLLASRYFVKKYGGSKWGEWAGIIGVIVGAFVMPPFGVILVPFALVLIVELIVFRNMNNALKIAFASFLAFLSGTLAKAFIQTVLIVWFLLDVFLF from the coding sequence ATGGATATCGTTTGGTGGATACTCATTGTTGCCTGCTTCATCCTTGGATATGTAGGTCTAATCTTTCCGATTGTTCCATCTGTACTCGTTCTCTGGGTTGGTTTTCTCATTTACCAGTTCGGAGTCTCAGAAGGGTCGCTCAGCTGGGTGTTCTGGACCATTGCAGCGATTTTGACCATCGTCTTATTTGTAGCAGACTTACTTGCTAGCAGATATTTTGTGAAAAAGTACGGAGGCTCAAAATGGGGAGAGTGGGCCGGTATTATCGGTGTCATTGTTGGTGCCTTTGTAATGCCTCCATTTGGAGTCATCCTAGTCCCGTTTGCTCTCGTTTTAATTGTTGAGCTAATTGTTTTTCGGAACATGAACAACGCCTTAAAAATAGCCTTTGCCTCGTTCCTCGCTTTCTTAAGCGGGACATTGGCAAAGGCCTTTATCCAAACCGTTCTGATCGTATGGTTTTTACTGGATGTCTTTCTGTTTTAA
- the cls gene encoding cardiolipin synthase, translating to MKIALTIIFLLIAIIVYLRVDFLAGLTRLRKQPEPPIQEIRHTSTNLLATGEDFFAKLFADVTASRHHVHMMFYIFKEDHIGMRLIELLEKKANEGVDVKLLVDWVGCKLSRKTIKRLQEAGIVFAKSHIPTFPTLFFSLNHRNHRKLTIIDGRIGYLGGFNVGDEYLGRHPRFGFWRDFHMRFEGDGVQDLQDQFFADLALAGIKSQHKKSDYPALEKGPHPIRFFTTYGRGLESLLLDMLKKANYSILLGSPYYVPGEAVQEALIQASQNGMEVSLLLPQKSDHPLVKEGSMGYIQRLIESGVSVYHYDQGFYHAKALVIDQSFGWISTANLDKRSFHLNSEMTCLLEDEASVRIVVTRMLHDIEISEKLTTQSLKQRSLYSKTKEQLAGMVSGLL from the coding sequence ATGAAGATTGCACTTACGATTATTTTCCTTCTGATTGCTATCATTGTTTACCTTCGAGTTGACTTTCTCGCTGGACTGACAAGATTACGCAAGCAACCCGAGCCACCTATTCAAGAAATACGCCATACAAGCACCAACCTTCTTGCAACGGGCGAAGACTTTTTTGCCAAGCTTTTTGCTGATGTCACTGCAAGCCGCCATCATGTCCATATGATGTTTTATATTTTTAAGGAGGATCATATTGGGATGAGATTAATTGAGCTTTTAGAGAAAAAGGCCAACGAAGGTGTGGATGTGAAGCTTCTCGTTGATTGGGTCGGTTGTAAGCTTTCCCGAAAAACGATTAAACGATTACAGGAGGCAGGTATCGTTTTTGCAAAAAGTCACATCCCAACGTTTCCTACACTTTTTTTCTCGTTGAACCATCGAAACCACCGGAAGTTGACGATCATTGACGGGAGGATTGGATATCTAGGCGGGTTTAATGTGGGAGATGAATACCTTGGCCGACATCCTAGGTTTGGCTTTTGGCGTGACTTTCATATGCGCTTTGAAGGAGATGGGGTACAGGATTTGCAGGACCAGTTTTTTGCTGATCTAGCACTTGCCGGTATTAAAAGTCAGCATAAAAAAAGTGATTATCCTGCGCTTGAGAAAGGACCACATCCCATTCGTTTTTTCACAACATACGGTAGGGGACTTGAGTCATTGCTCTTAGACATGCTTAAAAAAGCAAACTACTCCATTCTCCTTGGCTCACCTTATTATGTGCCAGGTGAGGCGGTCCAAGAAGCGTTGATTCAGGCTTCTCAAAACGGAATGGAGGTCAGCCTTCTTCTCCCGCAAAAATCAGATCATCCTCTCGTAAAAGAAGGATCAATGGGGTACATCCAGCGTCTGATTGAATCAGGCGTTTCGGTTTATCATTATGATCAAGGCTTCTACCACGCAAAAGCCCTGGTCATTGACCAGAGCTTCGGATGGATTAGTACAGCTAATTTAGATAAACGCAGCTTTCATTTAAATAGTGAAATGACTTGCCTGCTTGAAGATGAAGCAAGTGTCCGTATTGTCGTAACACGTATGCTCCATGATATTGAGATTTCTGAAAAGCTCACAACTCAATCCTTAAAACAGCGGAGCCTCTACAGCAAAACAAAGGAACAGCTTGCTGGTATGGTTTCGGGATTACTTTAA
- the speE gene encoding spermidine synthase codes for MELWYTEKQTERFGITAKIKRTLHTEKTEFQQLDMIETEEFGNMLVLDGMVMTTEKDEFVYHEMVAHVPLFTHPNPKHVLVVGGGDGGVIREVLKHPSVEKATLVEIDGKVVEYSKKYLPTIAGALDDERVDVQIADGFMHIAKSENEYDVIMVDSTEPVGPAVKLFEKGFYEGISKALKEDGVFVAQTDNPWFQQDLIRNVYSDIKEIFPITRVYTANIPTYPSGLWTFTIGSKTKDPLEVSEDRFHDIETKYYTKELHKAAFALPKFVADLLK; via the coding sequence ATGGAATTATGGTACACAGAAAAACAAACAGAACGTTTTGGAATTACGGCTAAGATTAAGCGTACGTTACATACAGAAAAAACAGAGTTTCAACAGCTCGATATGATTGAAACCGAAGAGTTTGGTAATATGCTTGTGTTAGATGGCATGGTCATGACAACCGAAAAGGATGAATTCGTTTATCACGAAATGGTTGCGCATGTCCCATTGTTTACCCATCCAAATCCAAAGCACGTTCTTGTTGTAGGTGGCGGTGACGGCGGAGTGATTCGCGAAGTGCTGAAGCACCCATCTGTAGAGAAAGCAACACTCGTTGAGATTGACGGTAAAGTGGTGGAATACTCGAAAAAATATCTTCCGACCATTGCGGGTGCACTTGACGATGAGCGTGTAGACGTTCAAATCGCTGATGGCTTTATGCACATTGCCAAATCAGAGAACGAATATGATGTCATCATGGTTGACTCCACAGAGCCTGTTGGACCAGCTGTGAAGCTATTTGAAAAAGGATTCTACGAAGGAATCTCAAAAGCACTTAAAGAAGACGGTGTATTTGTTGCTCAAACAGATAACCCATGGTTCCAGCAGGACCTGATTCGTAATGTCTACTCAGACATTAAAGAAATTTTCCCAATCACACGTGTCTACACAGCGAACATACCAACGTACCCGAGTGGACTTTGGACATTTACAATTGGAAGTAAAACAAAGGATCCATTAGAAGTCAGTGAAGATCGTTTCCATGACATTGAAACAAAATACTACACAAAAGAGCTTCACAAAGCAGCCTTTGCGTTGCCAAAGTTTGTTGCAGATCTTTTAAAATAA
- a CDS encoding YwhD family protein: MDLLNNKNLKKKTDGFTILSGDSTDGHGGFGVGTLNLDNITPVFVDPAEEEVFVDLGALHARSAVEKRIKFLKEKDKVPNGKLYWLVWVTISTKEGKPYYGGVAGCEMLVDTEIRRGYKSMPEHVNKMDKSLKGHILVDDMEKKSRVLLAEFLKNHNEDMWNRSEEELHVALAKD, encoded by the coding sequence ATGGATCTTTTAAATAACAAAAACTTAAAGAAGAAAACGGATGGGTTTACGATTTTAAGTGGAGATTCCACGGATGGTCATGGTGGGTTTGGTGTCGGGACGTTAAATCTAGACAATATTACACCTGTGTTTGTAGATCCAGCAGAAGAAGAAGTGTTTGTTGATCTCGGAGCACTTCATGCACGATCTGCAGTTGAGAAGCGTATTAAGTTTTTAAAGGAAAAAGATAAAGTACCAAATGGTAAGCTGTATTGGTTAGTATGGGTAACAATTTCAACAAAAGAAGGCAAACCCTATTACGGTGGGGTGGCTGGCTGCGAAATGCTTGTTGATACAGAAATTAGACGTGGGTATAAAAGTATGCCGGAGCACGTAAATAAAATGGATAAGTCGCTTAAAGGACATATTTTAGTGGATGACATGGAAAAGAAATCCCGTGTCCTACTTGCAGAGTTTCTTAAAAACCATAATGAAGACATGTGGAATCGCTCAGAAGAAGAGCTGCACGTGGCATTAGCAAAAGACTAA
- a CDS encoding DUF1934 family protein — protein MNKPIKRRLRLTFQTNIELQGELDSYEFTTDGELYHKGTQDYLRFTEKFGVDESVQTTMKWDGEELTLIRQGDVLMRQTFVSNKETFGRYVTSEVSWETKAETEVVLVQWPTFQKPRGRIYIRYRFWIAGQETGSHEIRLKLEEADD, from the coding sequence ATGAATAAACCGATAAAACGACGATTGCGTTTAACGTTTCAAACCAATATAGAGCTACAAGGCGAGCTGGACTCGTATGAATTTACAACGGATGGTGAGCTGTACCATAAAGGCACACAGGATTATTTAAGGTTCACGGAGAAGTTTGGTGTGGATGAGAGTGTCCAGACTACGATGAAGTGGGACGGAGAAGAGTTAACCTTGATCCGCCAAGGAGATGTCTTAATGCGCCAGACCTTTGTTTCAAATAAGGAAACGTTCGGACGATACGTGACTTCAGAGGTGTCTTGGGAAACCAAAGCGGAGACAGAAGTTGTCCTTGTTCAATGGCCAACGTTTCAAAAGCCAAGAGGGCGCATCTATATTCGGTATCGTTTCTGGATTGCAGGTCAGGAGACTGGCAGTCACGAGATTCGGCTAAAATTAGAAGAAGCAGACGACTAA
- a CDS encoding CsbD family protein, with translation MSNGTGDKIKGAVNKAKGEVKDQAGNATDNQSLQAKGKKDKVKGNVQEGVGKAKDAE, from the coding sequence ATGAGTAACGGTACTGGAGACAAAATCAAAGGCGCAGTCAACAAAGCAAAAGGTGAAGTGAAGGATCAAGCTGGAAATGCTACAGACAACCAGTCCCTACAAGCAAAAGGGAAAAAAGATAAAGTAAAAGGTAATGTACAAGAAGGCGTTGGAAAAGCGAAAGACGCTGAATAA
- a CDS encoding PBP1A family penicillin-binding protein: MQVVLSRKKTRRIRFLRFMVRSVLLALILSGLFILGLLSYTRMQGPPPIQVPETTVFYGSDGSVIGEEHGGQNRYWIPFDEVAPYVSQATVSIEDRKFYDHFGFDLWRIGGAIVANIKAGSSAQGASTITQQYARNLYLSHEKTWSRKWNELMYSLRLEMNYSKEEILEGYLNTVYYGHGAYGIEAASGFFFDKSAADLTLAESAMLAGVPKGPSYYSPIIDYDRAKARQELILSSMVENGYITQDEADTAKAEELHFVQAANAETEVIAPYFQDVVTNQLTSILDVTEDELATAGYHIYTTLNPSMQKDAEHWVAEEMPDTDLQTSLVAIDPRSGGVRAMVGGVDYAESSYNRATQSKREPGSTIKPLLYYEALQHGFTAASTFVSEPTDFTFDEGRQTYSPRNFNQHYANDFITMQQALAVSDNIFAIKTHLFIGPDKLVEIADTLGLGPFKDVPSLALGSQAVSLLDLTNSYVPFANEGLYGEPQFIVKVEDSDGEILYEQEPGLTETLDPVSSFLMTEMMTGMFDPALNGYTSVTGSSVTPLLHRPVAGKSGSTPNDSWMVGFTPQLVTGVWVGHDKGQKLDQYAEGPISKKIWANFTEHALEGQLKLPFHVPQDVVQVEVHPESGLLANESCPGGVPMFFKAGTEPTSACASPEEEKQQEDAKHEKERFIDRFKKWFGDH; the protein is encoded by the coding sequence ATGCAGGTTGTTCTAAGTCGGAAGAAAACGAGACGGATTCGGTTTTTGCGCTTTATGGTTCGCTCAGTGTTACTCGCTCTTATTCTATCAGGTCTATTTATTCTTGGGCTGCTTTCCTATACTCGTATGCAAGGTCCACCTCCGATCCAGGTTCCAGAGACAACCGTTTTTTACGGTTCAGATGGGTCTGTTATTGGAGAAGAACACGGAGGTCAAAATCGTTACTGGATTCCGTTTGATGAGGTAGCGCCATATGTCAGTCAAGCAACCGTTTCAATAGAGGACCGGAAATTCTATGATCACTTTGGCTTTGATTTGTGGCGAATTGGCGGAGCCATAGTCGCGAATATTAAAGCTGGTTCAAGCGCTCAGGGAGCGAGTACAATTACGCAGCAGTATGCACGAAATTTGTACCTATCTCATGAAAAAACGTGGAGTCGTAAATGGAACGAATTGATGTATTCCCTGCGACTTGAAATGAATTATAGCAAGGAAGAAATTCTTGAAGGCTATTTAAATACAGTGTATTACGGTCATGGAGCCTATGGAATTGAAGCAGCTTCTGGCTTCTTTTTTGATAAATCAGCGGCAGATCTAACGCTTGCAGAATCAGCGATGCTTGCGGGGGTTCCAAAAGGGCCGAGCTACTATTCTCCTATCATCGATTATGATCGAGCCAAAGCAAGGCAGGAGCTCATTCTTTCAAGCATGGTTGAAAATGGTTATATTACACAGGACGAGGCAGACACCGCTAAAGCAGAAGAGCTACATTTCGTACAAGCAGCAAATGCGGAAACTGAGGTCATCGCTCCTTACTTCCAGGATGTTGTCACAAATCAACTGACTTCCATCTTAGATGTCACAGAGGATGAACTTGCTACAGCTGGGTACCATATCTATACAACACTTAACCCATCTATGCAAAAAGATGCTGAGCACTGGGTGGCAGAGGAAATGCCAGACACCGACCTGCAAACATCTCTTGTTGCGATTGATCCAAGATCGGGTGGAGTGCGAGCGATGGTTGGCGGAGTCGATTATGCAGAGAGCAGCTATAATCGCGCGACGCAAAGTAAGCGTGAGCCTGGATCGACGATTAAGCCTCTTCTTTATTATGAGGCCCTGCAGCACGGGTTTACAGCTGCTTCTACCTTTGTCAGCGAGCCGACCGATTTTACATTTGACGAGGGCAGGCAGACGTATTCACCGAGAAATTTCAATCAACACTATGCCAATGATTTTATTACCATGCAGCAGGCACTCGCCGTTTCTGATAACATCTTTGCCATCAAAACGCATTTATTTATTGGACCGGATAAGCTTGTTGAAATTGCCGATACGTTAGGGCTTGGACCCTTTAAAGATGTTCCCTCTCTTGCCCTTGGTTCTCAGGCTGTCAGCTTACTTGATTTAACAAACAGCTATGTCCCGTTTGCTAACGAAGGTCTGTACGGCGAACCACAGTTTATCGTAAAAGTAGAGGATTCGGACGGTGAGATTTTGTACGAGCAAGAACCTGGGTTAACTGAAACACTTGATCCTGTTTCAAGCTTCCTGATGACCGAAATGATGACCGGCATGTTCGACCCTGCTTTAAATGGCTATACGTCGGTAACAGGAAGCTCAGTTACACCCCTTTTACATCGACCTGTTGCTGGAAAGTCCGGCTCAACTCCGAATGATAGCTGGATGGTTGGATTCACACCACAGCTTGTTACAGGGGTCTGGGTAGGACATGACAAAGGACAGAAGCTGGATCAATATGCCGAGGGTCCAATCTCCAAAAAGATCTGGGCAAACTTTACCGAGCATGCACTGGAAGGTCAGTTAAAGTTGCCTTTCCATGTTCCACAAGATGTCGTTCAGGTTGAGGTTCATCCTGAGAGCGGGTTGCTTGCAAATGAATCGTGTCCAGGCGGGGTTCCAATGTTTTTTAAAGCCGGCACGGAGCCGACTTCAGCATGTGCGAGCCCGGAAGAAGAAAAACAGCAGGAAGACGCGAAGCATGAGAAGGAACGCTTTATTGATCGATTTAAGAAATGGTTTGGTGATCACTAA
- the pepF gene encoding oligoendopeptidase F: MTTYKHRSEIPEEEKWNLADLYATEADWHSDLKKVEALAQELAGFDGNINDGQSLYDFLKKQEDLSFIFTKVFAYSMFSTDIDTRDSNAQSLKDRATQVSVKVGSATSFFMPFLLTLDEATLKAYISEVKELEYFEEDLWDSFRYKTHVLTKEKEEILSALGEALSSPDRTFGMLNNADIEFGQVTNDDGEKVDMTRGMYSKLIEDEDREKRREAYKAYYKPYVQLSNTIASTLSSAIKNNVTLSKLRNYDSALSKSLFGDQVPTEVYDNLIATAKKNLEPYHRYTAIRKEILGLDELRQYDLNVSLVSGAKKDISYEEAYETMLTALAPLGDDYIQTLRDFKEKRYIDVRETPAKRSGAYNMGVYGVHPFVLLNHHDDLDSLFTLAHEMGHAMHSHYSSKHQPQITANYTIFVAEVASTVNEVLLIHHLLEHSKDKDMRKYLLNHFIDQFRGTFFTQVMFADFEKQTHELAEQGEPLNAETFNAIYEKLFREYNGPDIEFDEEVKYGWSRIPHFYRPFYVYKYSTGFASSIQIAKRILNKEEGALEDYLTFLKSGSSEYPLELLKKAGVDLTTPEPIESALAYLGEIVSEFESL, encoded by the coding sequence ATGACAACGTATAAACATAGAAGTGAAATTCCTGAAGAAGAAAAATGGAACTTAGCAGATCTGTACGCCACAGAAGCTGATTGGCATAGTGATTTAAAAAAGGTTGAAGCACTCGCACAGGAGCTTGCAGGCTTTGATGGAAACATTAACGATGGACAATCCTTATATGATTTCTTAAAAAAGCAGGAGGATCTAAGTTTTATATTCACTAAGGTTTTTGCCTACTCCATGTTCAGTACAGACATTGATACACGTGACTCAAATGCCCAATCGCTTAAAGACCGCGCGACACAGGTCAGCGTGAAGGTCGGTTCAGCGACTTCGTTCTTTATGCCTTTTCTACTAACCCTAGATGAAGCAACACTTAAGGCCTACATAAGTGAAGTGAAGGAGCTTGAATACTTTGAGGAAGACTTATGGGATTCGTTCCGATACAAAACACATGTTCTCACAAAGGAAAAAGAAGAAATCCTTTCTGCACTTGGAGAAGCGCTCTCCTCTCCTGATCGCACCTTTGGCATGCTAAACAACGCTGACATTGAGTTCGGTCAAGTGACCAATGATGACGGCGAAAAAGTAGATATGACTAGAGGCATGTATTCAAAGCTCATTGAAGATGAAGATCGCGAGAAACGTAGGGAAGCATATAAGGCATACTATAAGCCTTACGTTCAACTTAGCAACACAATTGCTTCTACGCTGTCTTCAGCCATTAAAAATAACGTGACACTCTCTAAGCTGCGCAACTATGACTCCGCTCTTAGCAAATCGCTATTTGGAGACCAGGTTCCAACAGAAGTGTATGATAATCTGATTGCAACCGCTAAGAAAAATCTTGAACCGTATCATCGGTACACAGCGATTCGTAAAGAAATCTTAGGTCTAGATGAATTGCGACAATATGATTTGAATGTCTCGCTTGTAAGTGGCGCTAAAAAAGATATCTCGTATGAGGAAGCCTACGAAACGATGTTAACGGCACTTGCTCCTCTCGGAGACGATTACATCCAAACGCTTCGTGACTTTAAAGAAAAGCGTTACATTGATGTTCGTGAAACACCGGCGAAACGCTCTGGTGCTTACAATATGGGAGTATACGGGGTTCATCCGTTTGTCTTGCTTAATCATCACGATGATCTTGATAGCCTGTTTACACTTGCTCACGAGATGGGACACGCGATGCACAGTCACTACTCAAGCAAACATCAGCCTCAGATTACAGCGAACTATACCATTTTTGTAGCTGAAGTAGCATCGACTGTAAATGAAGTGCTATTGATTCACCACTTACTTGAACATTCAAAAGACAAGGACATGCGAAAGTACCTGCTTAATCACTTTATTGATCAATTCCGCGGCACATTCTTTACTCAGGTCATGTTTGCTGACTTTGAAAAGCAGACACATGAACTCGCTGAACAAGGTGAACCGCTAAACGCTGAAACGTTTAACGCCATTTACGAAAAGCTCTTCCGCGAATACAATGGTCCGGACATCGAATTTGATGAGGAAGTGAAATACGGCTGGTCGCGCATTCCGCACTTCTACCGTCCGTTTTATGTCTATAAATATTCAACAGGCTTCGCGTCTTCCATTCAAATTGCCAAACGCATCTTGAACAAGGAAGAAGGCGCTCTTGAAGACTATCTGACGTTCCTGAAAAGCGGAAGCTCTGAATACCCGCTTGAGCTACTGAAAAAAGCAGGAGTAGACTTAACCACACCTGAGCCGATTGAATCAGCGCTTGCCTATCTGGGTGAAATTGTTTCTGAGTTTGAATCGTTATAA
- the argS gene encoding arginine--tRNA ligase, translating into MNSVEQMKQLLKEELKTAIVEAGLCEAQDVPDILLETPKDKSHGDYATNIAMQLARVAKKAPKQIAEQITERLNKEKASVSEINIAGPGFINFYMDNSFLRDVIKDVLSKPDTYGESDAGKGEKILVEYVSANPTGTLHLGHARGAAVGDAMCKIMEKAGYQMGREYYINDAGNQINNLAYSVEARYKQALGMDAEMPEDGYHGKDIIEMGQELATAEGDSYLKLADEERLKAFRTYGLNKALEKIKIDLADYRVEFDTWFSEMSLYESGVIDRTLDVLRKQDEIYEEDGATWLRTTKYGDDKDRVLIKKDGSYTYLLPDIAYHEDKFNRGYDRLIDMMGADHHGYIARMKAAVEALGYNREKLDIQITQMVSLVQGGEKVKMSKRTGKAVTLRELMEEVGLDATRYFFAMRSLDTQLEFDMDLAVSKSNENPVFYAQYAHARVCSMLRQGEELGLSYSLDTDLSPIDSVKEYDLLKAIGDFPTVVADAAAKRTPHKVANYVHDLASALHSFYNAERVLDAEAPEKSKARLALMKSTQITLQSALALLGVSAPEKM; encoded by the coding sequence ATGAACAGCGTTGAACAAATGAAGCAACTGTTAAAGGAAGAACTAAAAACAGCGATCGTAGAAGCGGGACTGTGTGAAGCACAGGACGTTCCTGATATTTTACTTGAAACGCCTAAGGATAAATCACACGGGGACTATGCAACAAACATCGCAATGCAGCTAGCTCGTGTGGCGAAAAAAGCGCCTAAGCAAATCGCCGAGCAGATCACAGAGCGTCTGAACAAAGAAAAGGCATCTGTGTCAGAAATCAACATTGCAGGTCCTGGATTTATCAACTTTTATATGGATAACTCGTTTTTACGTGACGTCATCAAAGACGTATTGTCTAAGCCTGATACATACGGCGAAAGTGATGCAGGAAAAGGCGAGAAGATTTTAGTCGAGTACGTATCTGCTAACCCAACAGGAACCCTTCATCTTGGGCACGCGCGCGGAGCGGCTGTTGGTGATGCAATGTGCAAGATCATGGAGAAGGCCGGCTATCAAATGGGTCGTGAATACTACATTAATGACGCTGGTAACCAAATTAACAATCTCGCTTATTCTGTAGAAGCTCGTTACAAGCAAGCGCTCGGAATGGATGCGGAAATGCCTGAGGACGGATACCATGGTAAGGATATTATTGAAATGGGTCAAGAGCTTGCAACGGCTGAGGGGGACTCATATCTGAAGCTTGCAGATGAAGAGCGTCTAAAAGCGTTCCGCACATACGGTTTAAACAAAGCACTTGAAAAAATTAAGATTGACCTCGCTGATTACCGAGTTGAATTTGATACATGGTTCTCTGAAATGTCTCTTTATGAGTCTGGTGTGATTGACCGTACACTTGACGTTCTTCGTAAGCAGGATGAAATCTACGAAGAAGATGGGGCAACATGGCTTCGTACAACAAAGTACGGGGATGATAAAGACCGCGTGCTGATTAAAAAGGATGGTAGCTACACGTATCTGCTTCCAGACATCGCGTACCATGAAGATAAATTCAACCGTGGCTATGACCGCTTAATCGATATGATGGGTGCCGATCACCACGGATACATTGCGAGAATGAAAGCGGCGGTTGAGGCACTAGGCTACAATCGTGAAAAGCTTGATATTCAAATTACGCAAATGGTGAGTCTTGTACAAGGCGGAGAAAAAGTGAAGATGAGTAAGCGTACAGGGAAAGCCGTGACGCTTCGTGAGCTGATGGAGGAAGTGGGTCTTGATGCGACTCGTTATTTCTTTGCAATGAGAAGCTTGGATACGCAGCTTGAATTTGATATGGATCTGGCTGTATCGAAATCAAATGAAAATCCAGTATTCTACGCACAGTATGCGCATGCGCGTGTATGCAGTATGCTTCGTCAAGGGGAAGAGCTTGGCCTTAGCTACAGCTTAGACACAGATCTTTCGCCAATTGATTCAGTGAAAGAATATGATCTACTAAAAGCAATTGGGGACTTCCCTACCGTTGTAGCAGACGCAGCTGCCAAGCGTACGCCGCATAAGGTTGCAAACTATGTTCATGATTTGGCTTCGGCTCTGCATAGCTTCTACAATGCAGAACGTGTGCTGGATGCAGAAGCTCCAGAGAAAAGTAAGGCTCGTCTTGCATTAATGAAATCTACACAAATTACGCTACAAAGTGCACTCGCCCTTCTAGGTGTGAGCGCACCAGAGAAAATGTAA